Part of the Etheostoma cragini isolate CJK2018 chromosome 8, CSU_Ecrag_1.0, whole genome shotgun sequence genome, ggaacagatGAACCAGCACCTAATCTAGTCCCTTCTCTGAGTGCACAGAGAGAACAGACAATATCAGCCACATCACAGGGGCTGCTGCTCCCACGGAGGGCCGGATTTGAGAGGGAAAATTTATCCTGACAGGGTTTAGCCAGACTTCCTTATCAACCCGGATTATTTTAGAAGGAGCCATTTTGGGTTAAACTCAGTCTCATACGCAAAactcaaactaaaaaaagtttattttactgTGATATTGAAGCAATTCTTGCAAACCCCCATCACAGGATATGTGTTGTGAGCAGTATAACTAAACAGTGATTTAGAAGCCTGAGATATACATAAATagtattttaagaaaaagtcaGAGAGAATAATATGTTTTCtgtgaaaatacttttaatttgtATCCTTTTAAAGCAAAAGGCTCCACATTTCCAGAAATACTCCTATTATTACTGCCTAGATGAAAAGATCAATACCAGTCTTGTCTGGTTAACATGAAGCTacaccagcagccagttagcttagcttagcatgaatgGGGAACGGAAAAACAGCTAGCGTCCTCTGTCTAACAGTGATGGAATCTGCCTATCAACAAAGAGATTAACCTTTTAGTtcccacacttttttttttaatggatttaaCAAACAAGACATCGTGTTAATTGGTGGGCTTTAGAGGTGATGGCAGGAAGACAATTGGACagaggctagctgtttccccctgtttccagtctttgccCTAAGCTAAACTATTGTCTGCTGGCTGTTGCTTTTCGATGTGATGGACAAAGAAAAGTGATTTCAATactctcatctaactctctgccaTAAAGCCAATAAACATTTatccaaaaatgttgaaatactcCTTTAATCATTTGGTGATCCTCTTAGATTTGTCTTGTGAACCCTTTGGGAGTCCTGATCACCAGGTTCACTATAAGACAACAAAACATCTCAAATATCTAAGACCCTGCACTTTCACTGATGTATGCTTGTCATCTGTAATGTGATTTCTTTGATTCTCTTTATTTAGCTCATTGGAGCACACACTACTACCTGGCATGTGTATTTATCATGATTGCCTGGTCTGGACCAGCTTCGTCCCTACATGCCCCTCCAGTGATAACAGGACTCCGCTCTGCTTTCTCTGCCACACGAACCAACAGCGTAGTGGGGGGCAAGCAGAAGGCAGTCAGCTTCGACAGGCTCATGGTCAACATTGGAGGGGATTTCAATCCAGACACCGGTCGATTCCGCTGCCGCATCCCTGGAGCTTACTACTTCTCTTTCTCCGTGGGGAAATTTCCAAAGAAGATGCTCTCTGTGATACTGGTGAAGAATGGAGAGGAGGTGCAGGCTATAGCTTATGATGACTACCGCAAGAAAGGGAGGAAAGTTCAAAGCCAAAGCATAATGATCACTTTGAAGGAAATGGACACAGTGTGGCTGCTTTTACAGCAGAGTCCCCAATATGCCTTGTACAGCAATGCTGGCCCTTACATCTCCTTCTCTGGTTACCTCATCTATGCTGACACCTCTCCAAACGGCTACATCAGCAACCACCTGTCCCCATCAGGGGTGTCCTACCCACAATGCCCCCCTCAGGCTGACCCCTTGGCGAGAGGTCTGATGTCAGAGCAGCCCCGGTCTGCCTTCTCTGTGGCACGGACATCCACACTCATAGGTCAAAGTATCAGGCAGCAGGACAAGCCACCTCTGACCTTTGATGTGGAATATGTCAACATCGGTGGGCATTTTAACAAAACCTCAGGCCTGTTCACCTGTCACTTCCCAGGAGCTTACTTCTTCGCCTTCACAGTGGGAAAACACCCCCGTAAGGCTGTTTCTGTGAAGCTGATGACCGGGAAGGGTGTGGTGCAGGCAATGGTGTTTGATGAGGACACTTCGAAGAGACGGGAGATGCAAAGTCAGAGCTTGCTGCTGTCTCTCCGCCGAGGCGACAATGTGTGGCTGTACAGTCAGCAGGATGAGCGGTATGCTGTCTACAGCAACCAGGGGAGGTACACCACCTTTTCTGGCTTCCTGGTTTATCTTGAAGCAGAAACACTCCCACCTCCCAGCACACAGGACAGAACTCAACTCTAAATGTCTTTACCCTTTATAACACAATCTATTGTTTATGTAGACAATCTTATAGATTATTTTCCATGTGGATAAAGCAGGAAAAACTAATATGTGGTCAGTACAGTGTAACTACATTTAGCCtactgctttgtttgtttgcttttgttcattttctctAGTGTGAATAATGTAACTCCAGGGGTAACAGTTGCTGCCAAATTCCTCCACAAGATGGTGCTATGATACAATTATGGACACTGACCAGCATGCAACAcggttatttttttttgtactcaAAGTGCAATTAGCAGCACGATGTACAGCTTGtgaaataagtaataaaatTGGGGGTTTGGTTTACAAATAAATTTacttttcaaattcaaatgtacTAGATGTACTTTTCAAActcatttagatgtttttaaaagcattttttacatgtaaaaaatattattgCATGGCAAAGAATATTATGTAAATGATGTATGGTTTATCAAAATCTACTTATTGTAAAAATTAGATTTAGAGATACATCATGGTCATGTGAGTGATAGTCATAACATGGAACTTTTTTATTGTAGATATatctgtactgtatatcttatGATGTTAAATGGGAATTAGCTTTATATGTGcagtaaactaaataaatgcatacacTTCAACAAATTCAAAAGGTCTTGTTTCTTCTAAGTCAAATGCTAATGATGCCATCTGTTTCATTCACTGTTAGTTATATTAATGCTATTAATGCTGGTGCTAAAATGCAAAGTTAGCTGCTGTAACATCTTTGTTACTTCCACTTATACACAGTTCTCAACATATAAAAACTCCCCACAGATATTTCTACTACTGTTACCACTCAGGTGGTGGTGAATTTACTGCTGCAGCAACTACTAAAACTTTTGCTACCGAGTCACGCCTACTTCAACTTTAGCAATAATAGCAGTATACTAAAAATGAAgatagagaaaaggaaagaaagagctttacaaaaaggaaaattgaGAAACCATTCAAAAGTCAAACCAATTTACAACCctaattttacaaattaaaaactgtcagcagcagtgttaaaatgttttaatgataaaaaattgGCCAAACGTACAAAAACACAGCTATGGTCCTTTGATTGATTTGCATTTGTTCTGATACCCACTAAAATGAAATATTAGCAGAGGGTTAAATATAAGCATAACATAAAAAAGGGCATAGGAGTCGTTGTTTTTGTTAGTTGTTGCAGGTTATGAAGTGGAAGTGGGACACCACATTTTATCAGGGAAACACATATTAATATTTCTACAGCGTTTAGGGGTAATTTGAACATATTTCAGTTTAGTCAGAAAGATTAAAGAGAAACAAtaaccattatttattttaagtaccagatgtctgtgtgtttactcATTCATGGTAATATAACAGAATATATTCTGAAGAATGTTCCAACCTAAACCTTTCTTCTGTTACtcttatttattgaaaacataCAACTTTTGTGTATTTACAGCAAGTAGCCTTTGTAGCAAGTACTATGagtttcacaaataaaaaataaatgtagccATTTTTAAGCTAAATGTAATCTCAACTTTACACTTCTTATCAGCACCTTTGCTTTGAATATGTTTCAGTGTTTGTACTTATCGGGCTAATCACATTGGGACTTCGAGATGTTTATCTTGAGGTATACAGTAAGAAAAAGTGTGCCAAATCCCATCCCTTCATAATTTCCAAAACGAGATTTGTCTGAGTTGGCTGAATCACACAGTAGATAGACATGCAACCAATGAGcagaataaacacaaacaattcaGCCATTCACTGATACATTCACTGATGTATGATTAATGCCATCAACAGGTCACATTACATCTTCACATCATCCAGCATAAATATGCACTGTAGACCATGCCTTTGTCTTGCAAGTTTAAATGTTCATGTTATCATCCTTAGGTTACCACCTTCTTTGCTACTCCTGCTGTGTCACTGCACATCCCAGATCTCACAGAGCAGCGGTGTAAATTTTTGGTCGTTCATTCTCCAGGACGTTAGCATCTCTGCGTGGTAGTGGTTGAGTGTTCTCAGCTCCGTCAGACGGCCCAGGAGACGAGCAAAGTACTGTGGGTCCTGTGGGTGTTGCAGGACACACAGCTTCCTCAGCACGTCCAGCATGGTCTCCTGAAGTCTCTCCACAGCCGGATAATCCTTCACATAAGGCCGATCTGGAGAGGATGATACATTAGCCTTTTagaatatcaaaaatatcaattgTAGGAAACACACCTCACgtgagtttaaaaaatatgattgaAAGCTGTTGATGCTGGCTCACCTGGTGTCAGAATGGTTACGGCGGTTAGAAGAGCCTGTTCCTCCTGGCCTATTTGGAGTTCCTCGATGCTTTTGTAAAAGTTGAACATGGGTGTCATGAATTCCTCTGACATACCTGCAGAAAAGGATGCATTCATATAATCAATTACTATTGCTTTAGCACATAAACAGTAGTACATTTAT contains:
- the c1qtnf13 gene encoding complement C1q tumor necrosis factor-related protein 4; this encodes MHFLSQHNPTAHWSTHYYLACVFIMIAWSGPASSLHAPPVITGLRSAFSATRTNSVVGGKQKAVSFDRLMVNIGGDFNPDTGRFRCRIPGAYYFSFSVGKFPKKMLSVILVKNGEEVQAIAYDDYRKKGRKVQSQSIMITLKEMDTVWLLLQQSPQYALYSNAGPYISFSGYLIYADTSPNGYISNHLSPSGVSYPQCPPQADPLARGLMSEQPRSAFSVARTSTLIGQSIRQQDKPPLTFDVEYVNIGGHFNKTSGLFTCHFPGAYFFAFTVGKHPRKAVSVKLMTGKGVVQAMVFDEDTSKRREMQSQSLLLSLRRGDNVWLYSQQDERYAVYSNQGRYTTFSGFLVYLEAETLPPPSTQDRTQL